Part of the Deinococcus roseus genome, ACACCCTCAAAGAGAAGTGGGGCGTCACCGCTGCTGTTGCCCAGAGCGGTCCTGTTGCTGTTGAAGTGAAAGAAGAGCAGACCGAATTCGACGTTGTCCTGATTGACGCTGGCGCCAACAAAATCAACGTCATCAAGGAAGTGCGTGCCATCACCGGTCTGGGCCTCAAAGAAGCCAAAGACCTCACCGAAAAAGGTGGCGCCATCAAGGAAGCCGTCAACAAAGAGGAAGCCGAGAAAGTCAAAGCTTCCCTCGAAGCTGCTGGCGCCAAAGTCGAAATCAAATAATCTTCCGGTCGCTTGCGCGACCAGAAGACCCTCAGCATGCAGCATGGCTGCCTGAGGAACTTCAAAAAAGTACCGGAGTGCAAACACCCCCGAGGATTCTCGGGGGTGTTCCGTTTTTGGGTCTTGAAGCCACCAGCTTGCCTAAACTTCAGCCAGGTGCTGTAATGACAGATGTGAAAAAACTTTTGATTGGCGTGATGTTTGCTCTGGGATCTACAGCTTTTTCAATCTCTGCACAGGATGTTCAGGAGCGCATCGCATATCAGCACACCTTTGGCATCCTTCTTCTGGCAAACACAGGATTTTCTGCATGTCCAACCACCACCAAAAGTTGGCGTTGCTTTGTGACTCCTCTGGCCGTGGATGAATGGAAAACCCTGGCTGAGAAATACATCGGAAATCCACTTTATGATGTCTTGCAATTCAAACTGCAATCCATGCAATCCAATCCAGATGGAGGGTGGCGGATCAAAGCCAGTCACAGCTCGGGTCTGGGTTACCAAATGACACTTTTGCCTTTCAAAAACAACCCCGAAAAATTTCAATCTCTGGTTTCTTTTGATTTGACTTTCGATCCAAAGATCCCTGTCCCTGCACTGAAAACGGTGGTGGTCAAGCCTGATCTCAAGAAAACCAGTGTTCTGAAGAACATCAGCAGCAAAAAACTGCCTTTCACCCCAGAACAGCCCATTGAAAAGCTTGAGGGGAATTATTACCTTAACGATGGTTATGCCCTTCACAGGTTCAATCGGCTGGATGGCAAACCTGGAACAAGCCTTGACCTCACAGAAGCACCCACTGGCAATTTTGTTCGTTCTCAGAAATATGGCTTGATTGCTTTACAACAATCGGGCGCCATGAGCCAGACGCTGGTGCGCCTGACGCCAGACCTCAAGGTGACAAGCACCGCATCCCATCAAGCCCCTTCGCTGACTGGATTGCTGTTGAGTGCAGACGGTGAGCATCTGCTTGGTCACAACAACCACAGGCTGTTCTCCACGGGATACGTGTTCAGCGCTGGCACACTGGAGCTTGAAAAAATCCTGATCCAGACCAAACCCCTGGACCGTGTGATGTGGTCTGCTCAGGGCATCCTCTCCTCCATGGTCGATGTCCATTTCCCCACCCCACAAAACACAGAACGAAAACTGAAAGACATGCTGCTGAACATTGATTTCAAAACCGGCAAGGTGCTCTTTGCTCAGGAACATTCGGGTGAACTGGAACTGGTGCCTTCTCTGGACAGCACGCTCACCGCAGTGGTGAACAAAGACTCCCTGGATGTGCTGGACACCAGAAGCCTGAGCCGCATCAGCCTGCCCATCAAAAATGTTTCAACCGCAGCTTTTTCGCAGGACAGCCGAATCCTGGCTTTTGCAAATGGCTCAACAGGGAAAATTTACTTCTTTGATGTAAAAAACCGCAAATTGCTTCCTGGAGCCTATCCTCTGCAATCCAAGGTTTACCACCTGTCCTGGACCCCGGATGGAAACCTGGTGGTCAATGGTTCACTGGTTGAAGGCAAACCCAATTTGCTGACGCAAATCTACAGGTAATGTGGATGGTTGCATCTCCAGCCTGATCCAGCCTCTTCTTGCAGGCGGAGGCTGTGGTTTTGCTTGCTCTACAGGTTTCACCAGACCCATAGAGAAACAGTAAACAGCAAAAACCCCTGAGTCATCAGGGGTATGTCAATGGATTGAGTTTTGATGTTTGGCATTTCTACAGCAATACAATTCACACAAATTGACATTAAGAAAAATCACCAGAGAATTCACAGTCAGGGGTCAGAAATTTGGGAAAGAGGGCCTGCTTTAAACGGTGTTGTTGTTGATTTGTTTTTGAAAACCAGCGCATGAAGTGAAAATCAGCTCAAGGGTGGCCTTTTTCAGGCATTACTGCAGCACAGGTTCAGGTTTGAGCTGCACCATGTTGATGGAACTTCCGGTGATGTCTCTGAATTCCAGATCGCGGCCCCAGGGCAAATCGCGTACTTCGGGGGTGTCCAGCTTCACTCCAGCCTCTTTCAGGCGCAGCAGAGCGGCATCAATGTCTTTGGTGATGAACACCAGTTGGGGCTGGCGGTCAATGATGGATTCTGCCTCTGCAGCTTTATCGGGGTCTCTGAACCAGACTCTGGGTTCAAACAGCACGATCTCCACTCCGGGCTGATCAGGGGCGGTGACAGTGAGCCAGCGCAAACCGGGACCAGCTTCGCCATCGAATTGTTTGTTGAATCCGAGCACTTCGGTGTAGAACTTCAGTGCTTCTTCTGCATCCTGTACATAACGGGTGATGTGACTGACAGCTGAAATCACTTTTTCCTCCTGATGGGATGATGATGTTTCTCAGGTAAGGTAAAGCAGGTTGCACAGGAAAGCTCCCGATTGCTTCTGTCTTTCAAGAACCAATTCAGGCTTTTCTGCAAAACCACTCGCTTACATTTCAATTATAACATAATACGAGACCCAGGTAAAGCTGGCTTTGTTCGCAAACCAAAATGAAAAAAGCCCCGCTGGGGGCTTCAAAAGAACCTCTCAGGCAGTGCGTTTTCTGAACTCTGCCTCATCGATCTGGCGAATGTCCTCTCCCCTGCCAAAAAGAATGGCAGGATACAGGGTGCAGTCCGGGTAGAAGCTGCGGGTCTGGGCGTTGAAAACCATCACCTTCAGGCCGCCCGAGGCGGTGGGTTCCAGTTTGACAGGGGTGTGTCCGTACAGGTAGTAGCGCATCAGAGGTGTTCTTCCCTGCTCAGGATGTCACTCCAGAGCCATGCATACAGGTTATCACTTGCGCGGGCCAATTCCTCCAGAATGCGCTGCTGTACCGGAGAGAGTTCTTTGCTGCGAAACTCTGCGGTGATCTCACGGGTGATTTCATAAATGCGGTGCTCGTACTGGTCCAGGGCGTCCAGTTGCTCATGCACGATCTTCACCTCACCGATGTGGCGGGTTTCGGGTTCCACCACCACCAGAAATTGCAAATCCCGATACCCCGACTGGTGGGGCCTGATCACCCGGTCTGAGAAATACACCACCTCGATGTAGCGGGGCAACATCTCTGCCACCTCGTACATGCTCTGAATGCTCTTGCAGGTCAATTTGCTGCCCAGAATGTCGTTGGGCACCCGCCTGCTGTCTGGCGGATGGGACTTCATTTTTTCCAGAATGCGACTGGGACTCTTGATGCCCTGGGGCCGCATGGAGGTGCGCACCTTCAGGGTCTCGCTGATGTCCTCGATTTTGTGTCTGAAGGTGGAAGAGAGGTCCCGTGCCGTGTAATACGCCTCGATCAAATCTTGCGGAGATTGCCTGGGGGCAGGGCCTCTGCCGTAATTCCAGTACAGATCCCAGCTGGTTTCAAAGTAATGGTGCAATCCTGCTGCATCCGCCAGGCTCTGGTACTCTGCCTTCTTCATTGCATCACAGTTTAACGTGCCAGAGGAAATACTGCAGAGGGGGTGTCCAGCTTATGACCCTTGCCAGCAAGAAGGGCAGCATCCTTGAGAATGCTGCCCCAGTTTCGGACTTTTCAGTTTTTCATGGTCTCAGAACTCGTCTGCAGTGGGACCGTAAGAGCTGGGGACGGGCACATCCAGCAGCCTCAGGTACACCCCGAGTTGTGCCCGGTGGTGCACCAGGTGGCTGAGGATGCCATTCCTGAGGATTTCCCCTCTGGGTCCCTGCACATAGATCTGGTCGCCGGATTTCATGGTCCAGATGGTCTGCAGGGCTTCATCTGAAAGCTGGCTCAGGGCAGCTTTGAATTCCTGAGCTTTGCGGTCAAAGTGTTCCAGCAGGGCTTCACGGGTGGTGAGGGGTTTTGAGGGCTCGCCTTCTTCCGCAAAATCCAGCACATCCTGCTGGATGGTCTGCAAACCCCAGTCGGGAAAACCTGCCACGTGGTTGGCCAGTGCCTGCAAAGTGAAGCTTTTGGGGTGGGGTTTGAAGTCTGCCTGCTCCATGGGCACCCGTTCCAGCAACTTGCGGGTGACGGCAAATTCCTGATCCAGATCGGGGAACAGCAGTTGATTGAGGGGCTTGTTGCGAAGATCTGCGGCTTTGTTGGTGGCAATGGTCATGGTCAACCTCCTTGATTGAAAGCAGGGCTTCTGTGTTGAAGGGTCTAAATTGTTGTTGAGCTCAAATCACCAGCTGTATGCACCTGCAGGTGGGGGCCAGAGTTTGAGGGCCTGCCGCACAGCAATCACCTGTCCAAGGTGGTGGGCCGTGTGCACAGCAATGCCTGCCAGGGTCGCGCCCACCGAATTCTTCTCCCAGCCGTAATAGAAGCTGGTAAACAGGGGACGGTCCAGGTCCTGCTGGGAAAAAGTCTGGGAGGCTTCCAGGTTTTGCAGGAAGGCTGCTTTGAGGGTTTCCCAACCCTCTGCTTCAACAGCAGGCCAGCCCACAGCAGCATGGGGGGTGGGCACAGGTTCGCCGCCACGGGCCACATTCAGCACCCACTCCAGCCAGAAGTGGGCATGGGCCACCACTTCGGCCACCGAATGCGGCAGGCTTTCCGGTCTGGTGGTGGCCTGCTCGGGGGTGAGGCCATCCAGCAGGGCAGCAGCACCCATGTAAGAGGTGGGATGAAACAGAAGTTTTAAAGTGTCTTTGCTGGGAGATGCGGTGTAATCCAATTGTTGTGTCATGTTTTTCCTCTCTGGATTCACTGTACCTCTGCAGTGTGACACCAGGGTGTCAACTTTTGGTACCGTTCATAAATCTTCAGAGCTTTTTGGGAAATAACATCACGGAGGTGGGGCGGTGAAAGGATCTCGATGCCCTCCCCCAGTTGCAACAGCAGCCCGTAAAGCCACTCGTCTTCGGGGGCATGAATCTCAAAAATGCTGCCCTGGGGCGTGCGTTCTTTCAGGGCGTCTGTGCCAAACCACTCGGTGATGCGGGGCAACCCCTCTGCTTCTGCCAGAAAACGCACCTTGATGGGTGGACTGCGCCGGAACCAGTGCTCCTTGATGTTCAGCATCTCCTGCGGCACTTCTCTGGGAGCAAATGTTTCTGCGTCCATCTGCAAATTTCCAATGCGACTGAACCGGAACTGCCTGAAATCCCCCCTGCTGTGGCAATACCCCAGAAGGTACCAGTACCCGGTTTTCAGGATCAGAGAGTAAGGCTCCACCCTGCGCAGTTCTGGCTGGTCGCTGGTGGGCTTGTGGTAGGCAAATTGCACGTGCTGGCAATTGCGAATGGCCTGCAGCAACACCTGATGCTTTTGCACATCTGCCTTGTCTGACCCCCAGGCGGTATGGTCAATCACGATTTCCTGCCAGCCTGCAGGCATGCCATCCGTGTGGTTTTTCTTCAAAAGCAGTTGCAGCTTTTCATAGATCTGGGCCTGTTCGATGCCCATGGGAAGTTGCACCAGACTGTTCAGCAGGCGCATCAGGTTGAGCACTTCTTTCTGGCTGAGGATGCTGCGGTCCAGGGCATACCCCTCCATCACCCCGATGCCTCCACTTTTTCCGGGAAACAGCACCACTGGAATTCCTGCTTCCTCCAGCACGGCAATGTCCCGATAAATGGTGCGTTTGGACACCCCAAAACGCCCCGAGAGCTCTGCAGCGGTGGTTCTTTCGGTTCCCATCAATAAAGTGAGCATGCCCAGCAGTCGGGTCAATCGGTCCATCTCTGCATTATGACGCTCTGGCCGCTGAGAACCCTACCGTCCCTTTTTCACGCTTCTTTGACACCCTGTAAGGGATACTACAAACCAGAAGGTTTGAGAAGGAGAAACCCATGACAAGATTTTTGGTTGCCACCATGCCCATTCCAGGACACATTGCCCCTTTTGCACCTGTGGTGCGGGCGCTGATTGCCCGTGGACACCAGGTGGCCTGGTACGGTTCCCGTTTTCATCAGGACAAGATTGAAGCCACCGGGGCCACCTTTTATCCCATTCAGAACGCCCTGGACTTCGGAGATTCCGACTACAATAAACACTTCCCTGAGCGCACCCGTTACAGCGGCCTCAAACAGGTGGTGTTTGATTTCAAGCACCTGTTTGTGGGGTCTGCAGAAGGTCAGGTCAAAGACCTGCGCCACGTCATCTCGGATTTCAAGGCAGAGGTGCTGCTCAGCGATCCGGCTGTGGTGGCAGGCCTGGTGCTGGGAAACGAGGGCTTTCCCCACGCCATGCTGGACATCAGCGTGCTGAGCTTTGAAAGCAAAGATCTGGCCGCCTTCGGACTGGGGCTCTTGCCGGATTCCAGTTTCTTTGGGCGCATCCGCAACAAAATCACGTACTGGATGGTGGACCATGTGGTGTTTCGGGAAGTCAACCAGGCGTATCGGAATATCGCCCAGAAGAACGGCTGGCAGTATGCCCCTTTCCGGCCCACACCTTCCCGTTACCTCACATTGCAGCCCACCACCCCTGAGTTTGAGTATCCGGTTTCGGATCTGCCTGACACCGTGCACTTCATTGGTCCCCTGCTGCCAGACCGTCCCCGTGCTTTCACGCCCCCAATCTGGTGGAACGAGGTGGTGAACAAAACCCGCCCGGTGGTTCTGGTCACCCAGGGCACCATTGCCACCCATGCAGATGAGCTGATTCAGCCCACCCTGGAAGGCCTGGCCAGCGAGGATGTGCTGGTGATTGCCACCACTGGAGGACCCTCCCTGTCCTTTCCGGTGCCACAGAATGCCCGTGTGGAAGCTTTTGTGCCTTTCACAGAACTGATGCCCCATGTGGATGTGTTTGTGACCAACGGAGGGTATGGCGGCATCACCATCGCCCTGGCAAATGGGGTGCCTGTGGTTTCTGCAGGCACCACCGAGGACAAGATGGAGGTGTCCAACCGGGTGCAATTTTCGGGGGTGGGCCTCAATTTGAAAACCAACCGCCCCAGACCCGAGCAGGTGCGTCAGGCCATTCAGCAGGTGCTGCAAGGTTCTTATGGGCAGCAGGCGAAAAAGATCCAGAAGGCTTTTGCTGCAACCCGCAGTGCAGAAACGGCTGTGGAATTGCTGGAGGAACTGGCCCGTACAGGCAAACCTGTGCTGAATTCCAGGGCTGCAGGCACACTTTCCAGAAAAACTGCAATCCAGTAAATCCCATCACCCTTGCTGCTTCATGAACCCTGCTTCGGCAGGGTTTCTGTATTGAAAATGACATTTTCCATGATCTAAATTTTTCAAATTTAATGCCCACTTTAATAAAAATAAAGCAGCTTAATTTTATCATCGAATCTGATTGCATTTTAAAGATTGACTAAACCTGCATTTAATGTTTATGCTTTTTACACACCCAGGCTTTGCTATCATCAGGCTTGTTCTGATTGAACAGCCAGTGTTTTGAAGGGTTGTGTGACCTGTGCTGGCTTGAATGGGGGGATCCATGCGTCAACCTCTTCGGCATGTTCTGTGGTCCGTTCTTCTCCTGGGGTGCCTGCCTGCAGCACAAGCTGCCAGCACCCAGCCCGCCACCACCTACACCGTCAAACGGGGAGACACCTTATGGAGCATTTCCCAGAAGCACAAACTCACCGTTGAACGCCTCAAAACCCTCAACCACCTGAAAAACAACACCATCTATTCGGGACAGAAACTGAAGCTGTCCCAGGTCAAAATCACCGTTCCCAAAAACCCACCTCTGCCCTTTGCTGTTGCCATGTCCAGCAAAAAAGTCCTGCAGGTGCCTGTTTACGCTGTACACGTCAATCTGGCCCATCCTGGGGTTCACATCAGCCCCCTTTTGCCTGCTGTTGGCCTGGGACATGGTGGAGCCAAACTGCCTTACCTGGCCCAGAGGCGGGATCTGGTGGCCGCCATCAATGGTGGCTATTTCCATCCGCAGTCTTACATTCCGGCTGGAGACCTGGTGTTTCAGGGCAGGCAACTGGCCTCTGGAAGAATCCAGACTGCCCTTTCAGTGACGCCAGACAACAAGGCCCGCATCCATGACCGTCTGAATTCCTGGAAAGGCTACGAGACCGTGATCGCCACAGGTCCCCACGTGGTCCAGAATGGCCGTCTGGTGATTCAGCCACGCAGTGAAGGCTACAGGGATCCTGCAGTGTGGGGAAGGGCCAGACGCAGCGCTGTGGGCCTGGTCAACAACGAGTACTTGATCTTCATGACCAGCCCACAGCACCTCACCCTGGCCGAAGTGGGCAAGATCATGATGAAAATGAAAGCAAAAGAGGTGATCCTGCTGGATGGAGGTTCCAGTGCAGGCATGGTCTGGGAGAAAAAACTGGTGGTGCCTCCTGCCCGTTCTCTGGCCTTTGGCATTGGGGTTTTTCTGCGCAAGAAGGTCTGATCAGCGGTAATTTCTCAGGCGGCCCTGCAGCTGCAGCACTTTTGGCTGAATGCGGATCTGGCATTCTGTGCGGTCTTCCAGCATCTCACCATCCAGATGGCAGGCTTGCGGAGCTTCCCAGCGCACGGTGACCTCTGTGGCCCGCGCAATCATCACGTAAGGCAAAGCGGTGTGCTGTCCCATCACCACCAGCGGCAGCACACTGGCCAGCATGCCTTTGCCAATCTCCTTGCCAATCACGATGTCCAGCAAACCATCAGAGGGATGGGCCTGGGGTGCCACCTTGAAGCCTCCCCCATAGCGGGTGGAGTTCATCACCGAGACCAGGAAAGAAGGACCCGCATAAATTTCACGGCCATCTGCAATGACCTGAACCTGCAGATTGTCCAGGGTCTTGAGGGCTTTTGAAACGCCCCAGACGTACCGGGGCATGCCGGTCATGTAAGAGGGCGCGTCATAGCTGTATTTGCCTGCCAGAGCATCAAAGCCCATCCCCAGGCCATTCACAAACAGGCCTTCTGATCCAAGAACCCCCAGATCCACCGGAGTGACCGGCTCTGAAAGCCTGCGCAGGGCATCTTCGGGTCGGGTGCTCCAGCCCAGACAGCTGGCAAAATCATTGGCGCTGCCATAAGGCACAATGCCCATGCGAAAACCCTGCTGCACAGCCACTTTTGCCACCGACTGCACCGTGCCATCTCCTCCAACGGCCACCAGGGTGTCTGTGACAGGATCCCAGTTCTGGGCCACTTGCATCACCTCTGTGGGCTCGCGGGTCACATGCTGGGTGAAGGCAAAACCCTGCTGTTTGAGGGCAGCCAGCAGACGCGGCAATTTGTCTTCCAGATGGCCTCTGGAGGCATGGGGATTGATGATCAGACGGAGCATACGCTTCAAAATAGCACACAGGACAGGCGATCAGCGGTCAGCGGTCAGCGGTCAGCAAAGAACATTTCAGAACTGCTGTCGCTCTCAGAAAAACCCCTGTGGGAAGCTGCGTGGGCAACTGGGCGAAGTGAAGTGTTGCTTTTAAAAGTTCGCTGTGAATTGCAGACCCTCTTCATCACAATTCCCCTACAGTCTTCTGACCCGTTCTTTCAACATGCATCAATCCAGGCGTTTTTTGACCCCAGGCGGCTTGCCCAGGGTGCCCAGAAACTGCTGGAATTCTTTTGCTGGGACCGGGCGGCTGATCAGGTAACCCTGGATTTCATGGCAGCCCAGGTTTTTCAGCAGTTGCAGTTGCTGCTCGTCTTCCACCCCTTCAGCCACCACATGCAGGTGCATGTTGCGGGCGAGGTCAATCATGGCCTTCACCAGAATCTGATCATCGGGGTCATGGGTGAGGTCTCGCACAAAAGACCTGTCAATTTTGATTTTGCGGATGGGGAAGCGTTTCAGGTAAGCCAGGCTGGAATACCCTGTGCCAAAGTCGTCGATGGCACTCATCACCCCCAGACGGCTGAGGTCATGCAGGATCTGGGTGGTTTTCTCCACGTCCTGCATCACCAGGCTCTCGGTGAGTTCCACCTGCAGGTACTGGGCAGGCAGGTCAAAGCGCTCCAGGGCCTCCTGAATGGTTTCCATCACATCGTTCTGGCGGAATTGCAGGGCAGAGAAATTGACCCCCACGGGCACCATCGGCAGGCCGTTTTCGCGCCACTCGTGGTTCTGGCGACACACCTCGTTGAGGATCCAGCGGCCCAGCGGCAAAATCAGGCCTGTGGACTCCGCAATGGGAATGAAGCGGATGGGCGGAATCATGCCTCTTTCAGGGTGCAGCCAGCGGATCAAAGCCTCTGCAGCAATGCACTCTCCGGTCTGGGCATTGATGATGGGCTGGTAAAAGACAATGAATTCTCCCTGCTCGATGGCTTGCCTGAGGTCGGTTTCCACCTGCAAACGCTCGGAGGCTGCTTTGCTCATCTCTGGCGTGAAAATCTGGTGGGTGTTGCGCCCGGCAGCTTTGGCCTGATGCATGGCGGTGTCGGCATTGCGCATCAGGGTGTCCAGATCGGTGCCGTCTTGCGGATAAAACCCCACCCCAATGCTGGGGGTGGCAAGAAGCTGTTTTCCCTCAATGGAAAAAGGCTGCTGGGCCAGTTCAAGAATGTCCTGCACACAATCCTGCACCTTGGGAGCGGTGGTGTGGGGCAAAAGCAACACAAATTCATCGCCGCTGAGGTGAACCAGCAGGTCCCGGGGGGCCAGCACCTGCTTGAGGCGTTGCCCAAAGTAATGCAGCACCCGGTCTCCCACCATCGGACCCAGCGAGTCATTGATGGTCTTGAAGTTGTCGAGGTCCAGGTACAGGAAGGCCAGGGTGGCTCCGGCTTCATGCATCTCCTGCAAGAGCCTGGGGGCATTTTCCTCCAGATATGCCCGGTTGGGGAGCAAGGTCAGGCGGTCATAGTAGGCCAGGGTGCGCACCCGTTCCTCTGCCCGTCGACGCTGGGTCACATCCTGGAAAGCCCACAGCTTTCCCCGGATCTGCTGGTGCAGATAATAAGGCTTGGAAATGTATTCCAGTGCGCGGCCATTT contains:
- the rplL gene encoding 50S ribosomal protein L7/L12 codes for the protein MALNKDQVIELLEQATILELADLIDTLKEKWGVTAAVAQSGPVAVEVKEEQTEFDVVLIDAGANKINVIKEVRAITGLGLKEAKDLTEKGGAIKEAVNKEEAEKVKASLEAAGAKVEIK
- a CDS encoding WD40 repeat domain-containing protein, producing MTPLAVDEWKTLAEKYIGNPLYDVLQFKLQSMQSNPDGGWRIKASHSSGLGYQMTLLPFKNNPEKFQSLVSFDLTFDPKIPVPALKTVVVKPDLKKTSVLKNISSKKLPFTPEQPIEKLEGNYYLNDGYALHRFNRLDGKPGTSLDLTEAPTGNFVRSQKYGLIALQQSGAMSQTLVRLTPDLKVTSTASHQAPSLTGLLLSADGEHLLGHNNHRLFSTGYVFSAGTLELEKILIQTKPLDRVMWSAQGILSSMVDVHFPTPQNTERKLKDMLLNIDFKTGKVLFAQEHSGELELVPSLDSTLTAVVNKDSLDVLDTRSLSRISLPIKNVSTAAFSQDSRILAFANGSTGKIYFFDVKNRKLLPGAYPLQSKVYHLSWTPDGNLVVNGSLVEGKPNLLTQIYR
- a CDS encoding VOC family protein → MISAVSHITRYVQDAEEALKFYTEVLGFNKQFDGEAGPGLRWLTVTAPDQPGVEIVLFEPRVWFRDPDKAAEAESIIDRQPQLVFITKDIDAALLRLKEAGVKLDTPEVRDLPWGRDLEFRDITGSSINMVQLKPEPVLQ
- a CDS encoding DinB family protein — encoded protein: MTIATNKAADLRNKPLNQLLFPDLDQEFAVTRKLLERVPMEQADFKPHPKSFTLQALANHVAGFPDWGLQTIQQDVLDFAEEGEPSKPLTTREALLEHFDRKAQEFKAALSQLSDEALQTIWTMKSGDQIYVQGPRGEILRNGILSHLVHHRAQLGVYLRLLDVPVPSSYGPTADEF
- a CDS encoding DinB family protein → MTQQLDYTASPSKDTLKLLFHPTSYMGAAALLDGLTPEQATTRPESLPHSVAEVVAHAHFWLEWVLNVARGGEPVPTPHAAVGWPAVEAEGWETLKAAFLQNLEASQTFSQQDLDRPLFTSFYYGWEKNSVGATLAGIAVHTAHHLGQVIAVRQALKLWPPPAGAYSW
- a CDS encoding helix-turn-helix transcriptional regulator; the protein is MDRLTRLLGMLTLLMGTERTTAAELSGRFGVSKRTIYRDIAVLEEAGIPVVLFPGKSGGIGVMEGYALDRSILSQKEVLNLMRLLNSLVQLPMGIEQAQIYEKLQLLLKKNHTDGMPAGWQEIVIDHTAWGSDKADVQKHQVLLQAIRNCQHVQFAYHKPTSDQPELRRVEPYSLILKTGYWYLLGYCHSRGDFRQFRFSRIGNLQMDAETFAPREVPQEMLNIKEHWFRRSPPIKVRFLAEAEGLPRITEWFGTDALKERTPQGSIFEIHAPEDEWLYGLLLQLGEGIEILSPPHLRDVISQKALKIYERYQKLTPWCHTAEVQ
- a CDS encoding glycosyltransferase; this translates as MTRFLVATMPIPGHIAPFAPVVRALIARGHQVAWYGSRFHQDKIEATGATFYPIQNALDFGDSDYNKHFPERTRYSGLKQVVFDFKHLFVGSAEGQVKDLRHVISDFKAEVLLSDPAVVAGLVLGNEGFPHAMLDISVLSFESKDLAAFGLGLLPDSSFFGRIRNKITYWMVDHVVFREVNQAYRNIAQKNGWQYAPFRPTPSRYLTLQPTTPEFEYPVSDLPDTVHFIGPLLPDRPRAFTPPIWWNEVVNKTRPVVLVTQGTIATHADELIQPTLEGLASEDVLVIATTGGPSLSFPVPQNARVEAFVPFTELMPHVDVFVTNGGYGGITIALANGVPVVSAGTTEDKMEVSNRVQFSGVGLNLKTNRPRPEQVRQAIQQVLQGSYGQQAKKIQKAFAATRSAETAVELLEELARTGKPVLNSRAAGTLSRKTAIQ
- a CDS encoding phosphodiester glycosidase family protein, producing the protein MRQPLRHVLWSVLLLGCLPAAQAASTQPATTYTVKRGDTLWSISQKHKLTVERLKTLNHLKNNTIYSGQKLKLSQVKITVPKNPPLPFAVAMSSKKVLQVPVYAVHVNLAHPGVHISPLLPAVGLGHGGAKLPYLAQRRDLVAAINGGYFHPQSYIPAGDLVFQGRQLASGRIQTALSVTPDNKARIHDRLNSWKGYETVIATGPHVVQNGRLVIQPRSEGYRDPAVWGRARRSAVGLVNNEYLIFMTSPQHLTLAEVGKIMMKMKAKEVILLDGGSSAGMVWEKKLVVPPARSLAFGIGVFLRKKV
- a CDS encoding diacylglycerol/lipid kinase family protein; the protein is MLRLIINPHASRGHLEDKLPRLLAALKQQGFAFTQHVTREPTEVMQVAQNWDPVTDTLVAVGGDGTVQSVAKVAVQQGFRMGIVPYGSANDFASCLGWSTRPEDALRRLSEPVTPVDLGVLGSEGLFVNGLGMGFDALAGKYSYDAPSYMTGMPRYVWGVSKALKTLDNLQVQVIADGREIYAGPSFLVSVMNSTRYGGGFKVAPQAHPSDGLLDIVIGKEIGKGMLASVLPLVVMGQHTALPYVMIARATEVTVRWEAPQACHLDGEMLEDRTECQIRIQPKVLQLQGRLRNYR
- a CDS encoding bifunctional diguanylate cyclase/phosphodiesterase, giving the protein MNPSGVVKAQWFTALAMLFVMVVGGVIVGLSEKQTLEVSRRIAQQRADEQIRTLQHELENSLSAVYALSAVVRQNQGQVQEFHALAEQMLQVYRGIRALQLAPEGVIRHVHPYINNDAAFGLNLFTDERTRLYSEQALKTRKLTLAGPVELIQGGQGLIGRYPVFLQDGRFWGFAQVVLDLPQLLQISNLPTLSTEGYSYKLTFQNPNTLKRETIAASRKEPGDQALDLNIEVPNGKWLLQVAPVNGWLDYTSIFLKGIFVVALSGLVGLLVWLIMRQPLKLTQIVLERTQELGESLALLEAIFDATSDAMLVVDNSGRMVTCNTQFLTLWGISRNELQNYNNLALRYPPILKQISDFEEFRKVLQESLRSPERIQSDLIYLENGRALEYISKPYYLHQQIRGKLWAFQDVTQRRRAEERVRTLAYYDRLTLLPNRAYLEENAPRLLQEMHEAGATLAFLYLDLDNFKTINDSLGPMVGDRVLHYFGQRLKQVLAPRDLLVHLSGDEFVLLLPHTTAPKVQDCVQDILELAQQPFSIEGKQLLATPSIGVGFYPQDGTDLDTLMRNADTAMHQAKAAGRNTHQIFTPEMSKAASERLQVETDLRQAIEQGEFIVFYQPIINAQTGECIAAEALIRWLHPERGMIPPIRFIPIAESTGLILPLGRWILNEVCRQNHEWRENGLPMVPVGVNFSALQFRQNDVMETIQEALERFDLPAQYLQVELTESLVMQDVEKTTQILHDLSRLGVMSAIDDFGTGYSSLAYLKRFPIRKIKIDRSFVRDLTHDPDDQILVKAMIDLARNMHLHVVAEGVEDEQQLQLLKNLGCHEIQGYLISRPVPAKEFQQFLGTLGKPPGVKKRLD